The proteins below are encoded in one region of Telopea speciosissima isolate NSW1024214 ecotype Mountain lineage chromosome 10, Tspe_v1, whole genome shotgun sequence:
- the LOC122643382 gene encoding probable calcium-binding protein CML45: MAKAVSSSLALARFVGFLIFQRILIWVFRFQRFYSTSLSLLQSKHDLVFEQSKGSKVWAEMTNQNHERSGRWLCRGEVEMVMENLGFFVNKDDEKLQVGLGLEELSAMFEEEPSIEEVKEAFDVFDENKDGFIDARELQRVLCSLGFAEGSGVQDCRKMIRAFDMNGDGKIDFGEFVRFMENSF, translated from the coding sequence TCTTTAGCATTAGCTAGATTTGTTGGGTTCCTAATATTTCAGAGAATTCTCATTTGGGTCTTTAGATTTCAGAGGTTCTACTcaacttctctttcccttctccaaTCCAAACATGACCTTGTATTTGAACAATCGAAGGGTTCAAAGGTTTGGGCTGAAATGACAAACCAGAATCATGAACGGTCAGGAAGGTGGCTTTGTAGGGGAGAGGTGGAGATGGTAATGgagaatttggggttttttgttaACAAAGATGACGAAAAACTCCAGGTGGGATTGGGTTTGGAAGAGCTTTCAGCCATGTTTGAGGAGGAGCCCAGCATAGAGGAGGTGAAGGAAGCGTTTGATGTGTTTGATGAGAACAAAGATGGGTTCATAGATGCAAGGGAGTTGCAGAGAGTACTCTGTAGTTTGGGCTTTGCCGAAGGGTCAGGGGTGCAGGATTGCAGAAAGATGATTAGAGCTTTCGACATGAACGGAGATGGGAAGATAGATTTTGGTGAGTTTGTGAGGTTTATGGAAAATAGCTTCTAA